The following are from one region of the Rosettibacter firmus genome:
- a CDS encoding 1,4-dihydroxy-2-naphthoate polyprenyltransferase produces MDITIIDLRRKIYNWILAARPKTLPAALNPVIVGTSIAIYYDKFHFIAALIALLCSLLFQIGANFTNDLFDYLHGADKKERTGPQRVVASGLISIDEMKTGIIITFGLSFLLGLYLVYLGGWFIFLIGVLSIITAIAYTAGPFPLAYHALGDLAVFIFFGFAGTIGTYYVQAHEFEPLAFWASIPVGALITNILVVNNYRDIEEDKLSNKNTLAVIIGEKLTRLQYLFFVVVSYLILFIVYFLYKKNLIIFLPLLSIPLSIKLIKMIYTLKGKELNKTLELTAKFSIIYGLLFAAGIIL; encoded by the coding sequence ATGGATATCACAATAATTGATTTAAGAAGAAAAATTTATAATTGGATTCTTGCAGCTCGACCAAAAACTTTACCAGCTGCTTTAAATCCTGTAATAGTAGGAACATCCATCGCTATTTATTATGATAAATTTCATTTCATTGCAGCATTAATAGCTCTACTTTGTTCATTGTTATTCCAAATTGGAGCTAATTTTACAAACGACCTTTTTGATTATCTTCATGGTGCAGACAAAAAAGAAAGAACAGGGCCACAAAGAGTAGTGGCTTCTGGTTTAATCTCAATTGATGAAATGAAAACTGGAATAATTATAACTTTTGGCTTAAGCTTTCTGCTTGGTTTGTATCTTGTGTATCTTGGTGGATGGTTTATTTTTCTAATTGGAGTTCTTTCAATCATTACTGCAATTGCTTACACAGCTGGACCTTTCCCGCTTGCTTATCATGCACTGGGAGATTTAGCTGTGTTTATCTTTTTTGGTTTTGCTGGAACAATTGGAACATATTATGTCCAGGCACACGAATTTGAACCATTAGCATTCTGGGCTTCAATTCCTGTTGGTGCTTTAATAACCAATATCCTTGTTGTTAATAATTACAGGGATATAGAAGAAGATAAATTAAGTAACAAAAATACACTTGCAGTTATCATCGGAGAAAAACTAACAAGATTACAATATTTATTCTTTGTAGTAGTGTCATATTTAATTCTATTTATTGTCTACTTCCTGTATAAAAAAAATCTTATTATTTTCCTTCCACTACTTTCTATACCATTATCAATTAAATTAATTAAAATGATTTATACACTTAAAGGGAAAGAACTAAATAAAACCTTAGAACTTACTGCAAAGTTTTCTATTATTTATGGTTTGCTCTTTGCAGCTGGAATAATATTATGA
- the menC gene encoding o-succinylbenzoate synthase codes for MILEEIKYFQYSFPLKSEFKNSSTSIKKREGFIISARDEFKNISYGEASPLENFSVETLKETENNLQLITSKRIILSENIFEASNQIKELTQLHPLRFALEQIFLNLLFIRNNKLPDVLSGKNFKKEIYVNAVLGIYESAFIINEIKKKFNLGYKTFKIKVGRNNIQDDLSLVDSIYKNFGDKIKIRLDANGKWEFNEALNFLENLEKYEIEYIEEPCFNLDNNLKLIEHTRIKIALDESITNIAQAKQIIDNSKIEFIIIKPMIYGSIFDIIDLINYAESKNKFIIISSAFESNIGKSALVLLASLTSHTYAHGLDAADIFSNNFDDFYKVNNGRINFNIDFFPPRYDL; via the coding sequence ATGATCTTAGAAGAAATAAAATATTTTCAGTACTCATTCCCTTTAAAATCTGAATTCAAAAATTCATCGACGTCTATAAAAAAAAGAGAAGGATTTATTATTTCTGCCAGAGATGAATTTAAAAACATTTCTTATGGCGAAGCTTCGCCTTTAGAAAATTTCAGTGTAGAAACATTAAAAGAAACCGAAAATAATTTACAATTAATCACTTCAAAAAGAATAATATTAAGTGAAAATATCTTCGAAGCTTCAAATCAAATTAAAGAACTTACACAACTGCATCCACTACGATTTGCACTGGAGCAAATTTTTCTAAATCTCTTATTTATAAGAAATAATAAATTACCAGACGTTCTTTCTGGCAAAAATTTCAAGAAAGAAATTTATGTAAATGCTGTCTTGGGCATTTATGAATCAGCTTTCATTATAAATGAGATTAAAAAGAAATTTAATCTTGGATACAAAACATTCAAAATCAAAGTTGGAAGAAATAATATCCAGGATGATTTATCGCTTGTGGATAGTATTTATAAAAATTTTGGTGATAAAATAAAAATAAGATTGGATGCAAATGGTAAATGGGAATTTAATGAAGCACTGAACTTTCTTGAAAATCTCGAAAAATATGAAATTGAATATATTGAAGAACCATGCTTTAATTTAGATAATAACTTGAAATTAATCGAGCATACAAGAATTAAAATTGCTCTTGATGAATCAATTACAAATATTGCTCAGGCAAAACAAATTATCGATAACTCCAAAATTGAATTCATAATTATCAAACCAATGATATACGGCTCTATATTTGATATAATTGATCTAATAAATTATGCCGAATCAAAAAATAAATTCATAATTATATCATCAGCTTTCGAAAGTAATATTGGAAAAAGTGCACTGGTATTACTTGCTTCTTTAACATCACACACTTATGCACATGGTCTGGATGCGGCTGATATTTTTTCAAATAACTTCGATGATTTTTACAAAGTTAATAACGGCAGAATAAATTTTAATATAGACTTCTTTCCTCCAAGATATGATCTATAA
- the menE gene encoding o-succinylbenzoate--CoA ligase has product MNLIEKNNHWLYTQSINNPDSIAIISKTEKISYKEYYRYAVQYCCSLTESGIKNKDRVGVLLNNSKEFLFIINALWFCGAVPVVLNTRLTENELTQQIENIKLSYLIAEETRFSKNFVEVISLSSLKSKSQINQKCIQDFDLKNDALIMFTSGSTGKSKAVVHTFENIYESVFSLNSFINLNDNDRWLASLPFYHIGGFMILCRSLISGSTLIIPSSIKHEEIKYFIEKFEPTHISFVSTTLKKLINERFKANKNIKYVFLGGGPVEASLCKQAIKEGWNIIKVYGSTETCSMIAALSSKDFILKPDSAGKPLRNVNIEIVDSTGSFLKHNQKGEIAVKSKTLFKEYLFSIGTKREIDGFFLTGDYGWIDEDGYLYVESRKDDIIITGGENVSAREVEDALNNLDEVEDAYVFSENDEIWGQSISAAVVIKYKIDIDGIKTKLGSLIANYKIPKNFYFVSEIPRTELGKVDKEKLNSIIKAIDGAIH; this is encoded by the coding sequence ATGAATTTAATAGAAAAAAATAATCACTGGTTATATACACAGAGCATAAACAATCCTGATTCCATTGCAATAATTTCAAAGACCGAAAAAATAAGCTATAAAGAATATTACAGGTACGCTGTTCAATATTGTTGCAGTCTTACAGAATCAGGAATTAAAAACAAAGATAGAGTTGGAGTACTTTTAAACAACTCAAAAGAATTTCTTTTTATAATAAATGCACTCTGGTTTTGTGGTGCTGTTCCAGTTGTATTAAATACAAGATTAACAGAGAATGAATTAACTCAACAAATAGAAAACATAAAGTTATCATATTTGATTGCAGAAGAAACCAGGTTTAGCAAAAATTTTGTTGAAGTAATTTCTCTTTCTTCCTTAAAATCAAAATCACAAATAAATCAAAAGTGCATTCAAGACTTTGATCTAAAGAATGATGCATTAATAATGTTTACATCTGGCAGTACTGGAAAATCGAAAGCAGTAGTTCATACATTTGAAAACATATATGAAAGTGTATTCTCTCTAAATTCATTCATAAATTTAAATGATAACGATAGATGGCTGGCTTCGTTACCATTTTATCACATTGGTGGCTTTATGATTTTATGTCGCTCACTTATTTCAGGAAGTACTTTAATAATTCCTTCCTCCATTAAGCACGAAGAGATTAAATACTTTATTGAAAAATTCGAACCAACTCATATCTCATTTGTTTCTACAACTCTCAAGAAATTAATTAATGAAAGATTCAAAGCTAATAAAAACATAAAATATGTCTTTCTTGGTGGTGGACCCGTAGAAGCATCACTTTGTAAACAGGCAATTAAAGAAGGATGGAATATTATTAAAGTATATGGCTCTACAGAAACATGTTCAATGATTGCAGCTTTAAGCAGCAAAGATTTTATTTTAAAACCAGATTCTGCAGGTAAACCACTTAGAAATGTGAATATAGAAATTGTTGATTCTACAGGTTCATTTCTTAAACATAATCAAAAAGGGGAAATTGCTGTAAAGAGCAAAACCTTGTTTAAAGAATATTTATTTTCTATAGGAACAAAAAGAGAAATAGATGGATTTTTTCTTACTGGAGATTATGGATGGATTGACGAAGACGGTTATTTATATGTAGAATCAAGAAAGGATGATATAATTATTACAGGTGGAGAAAATGTAAGTGCCCGGGAAGTTGAAGATGCTCTAAATAATTTAGATGAAGTTGAAGATGCATATGTGTTTTCTGAAAATGATGAAATCTGGGGACAATCAATCTCTGCAGCAGTAGTAATTAAATACAAAATAGATATTGACGGGATAAAAACAAAACTCGGTTCATTAATAGCTAATTATAAAATTCCCAAGAATTTTTATTTTGTTTCTGAAATACCAAGAACAGAATTGGGCAAGGTTGATAAAGAAAAACTAAACTCAATAATAAAAGCAATTGATGGTGCAATTCATTAA
- a CDS encoding response regulator transcription factor, whose protein sequence is MKKILVIDDYPDNVFLIQDRLEQEGFEVIKAYDGLMGIQKAIEEKPDLILLDIMMPGISGYEVCKTLTTREETKQIPIILLTALTEAENLKEGLQAGAFDYIKKPFNKTELIARINSALRFSETNKFLIEIEKIKTFAATVTTANHEIKQPLTLINLSTAAIRRELAKENFSKEAIIKRIEFIEKAANDIIKVLEKLGSIKKPVITPYVNNLHIVDLEADLGNKEV, encoded by the coding sequence ATGAAAAAAATATTAGTAATAGACGATTATCCCGATAATGTATTTTTAATTCAGGATAGACTTGAACAGGAAGGCTTTGAAGTAATAAAAGCTTATGATGGTTTAATGGGAATTCAAAAAGCAATAGAAGAAAAACCAGATTTAATACTTCTTGATATTATGATGCCCGGCATTTCTGGTTATGAAGTATGTAAAACTCTTACTACAAGAGAAGAAACAAAGCAAATTCCCATAATTCTTTTAACTGCACTTACAGAAGCAGAAAATTTAAAAGAAGGATTACAGGCAGGTGCATTTGATTATATTAAAAAGCCTTTTAATAAAACTGAATTAATTGCGAGAATTAATTCTGCACTCCGTTTTAGTGAAACAAATAAATTCTTAATTGAAATAGAAAAAATAAAAACATTTGCTGCTACAGTAACCACAGCCAATCATGAAATAAAACAACCTCTTACTTTAATCAATCTCTCAACAGCAGCTATTAGAAGAGAACTTGCAAAAGAAAACTTTTCGAAGGAAGCAATAATTAAAAGAATTGAATTTATTGAGAAAGCTGCAAATGATATTATTAAAGTGCTTGAAAAATTAGGCTCGATTAAAAAACCAGTTATTACTCCATATGTAAACAATTTGCACATTGTAGATCTTGAAGCAGATCTTGGCAACAAGGAAGTTTAA